From Anaerobacillus alkaliphilus, the proteins below share one genomic window:
- the dtd gene encoding D-aminoacyl-tRNA deacylase, which yields MRVVVQRTKQASVAVDGKTVGAIDFGFMLLVGITHEDTVDDVAFLTDKIVNLRIFEDENEKMNLSLLDVGGQILSISQFTLYGDCRKGRRPNFMSAAKPELAERLYDLFNEKLREKGIKVETGIFGAMMDVQLINHGPVTLIVESK from the coding sequence GTGAGAGTTGTTGTTCAAAGGACAAAACAAGCTAGTGTTGCTGTTGATGGAAAAACTGTTGGCGCAATTGACTTTGGCTTTATGCTTCTTGTAGGGATTACACATGAAGATACGGTAGATGATGTGGCTTTTCTAACAGATAAAATTGTAAATCTACGTATATTTGAAGATGAAAATGAAAAAATGAATTTGTCTTTGCTAGATGTAGGTGGACAAATTTTATCGATCTCTCAATTCACCTTATATGGTGACTGTCGTAAAGGAAGAAGACCGAACTTCATGAGTGCGGCTAAACCAGAACTAGCTGAAAGACTCTATGACCTGTTTAATGAGAAACTACGTGAAAAGGGAATTAAGGTGGAAACGGGGATTTTTGGTGCAATGATGGATGTTCAGCTTATTAATCATGGTCCTGTAACGTTAATTGTAGAAAGTAAATAA
- a CDS encoding L-lactate permease, translated as MGTGLLAIIALVPILSVLLFLVILRWPASRAMPVSFLVTVTVALFVWNVPIIQVFAASFRGVVMSIDILLIVFGAILLLNTLKEGGALNTIKQGFTDVSPDRRVQAIIIAWLFGSFIEGASGFGTPAAIAAPLLVAIGFPAMGAVLVALIIQSTPVTFGAIGTPILVGVNGALGSIESITNLPNTLLQIAGQVAILHMIVGIFLPLVMVAMLTRYFGKNKSFAEGFAIWKFAIFAGAAFTVPYALIANLLGPEFPSLFGGLIGLAIVVPAAKKRFLLPKHTWTFEKEEKWDPEWTGSLKVDTSDFKGPKVSMVKSWFPYVLVGVLLVITRLDFLPVKKFLQNIKIDYVKVFGNENGLFETGIQSSQTPFYLPAAIFLLVSLICILLYGMRGSSYNKAINGAFKTTVSAAPALLFAVPMVQVFINSNVATNEFRAMPFQLAVGAAEVFGAQWPIISPIIGALGAFVAGSNTISNMMFAGFQYNTAELIGVGSSATIIVALQAIGGAAGNMICVHNVVAASAAAGVVGREGSMIRKTLIPMMYYVLFAGSLGYVYLYGLGFNIGSVILFAVIGLLIYMIITGIKKNKEMDIEQNKVA; from the coding sequence TTGGGGACAGGGTTATTAGCTATTATTGCATTAGTACCAATTTTATCTGTATTACTTTTTTTGGTCATCTTAAGGTGGCCAGCTAGTCGAGCAATGCCAGTATCATTTTTGGTAACTGTTACAGTTGCACTATTTGTATGGAACGTTCCAATAATTCAAGTTTTTGCTGCATCGTTTCGTGGGGTTGTCATGTCTATTGATATTTTACTTATTGTTTTTGGAGCAATTTTACTATTAAACACATTAAAAGAGGGCGGTGCACTAAATACAATTAAACAAGGGTTTACTGATGTATCTCCTGACCGCCGTGTTCAAGCAATCATTATTGCTTGGTTATTTGGTTCCTTTATAGAAGGAGCTTCAGGTTTTGGTACGCCGGCAGCGATTGCCGCACCACTACTAGTTGCAATTGGCTTTCCGGCAATGGGAGCAGTATTGGTAGCATTAATTATTCAATCGACACCAGTAACGTTTGGAGCAATTGGAACTCCAATTCTAGTAGGAGTAAATGGTGCACTAGGTTCAATTGAATCTATAACCAATTTACCGAATACGTTGCTTCAAATCGCAGGGCAAGTTGCAATCCTTCATATGATTGTTGGTATTTTCCTACCATTAGTAATGGTAGCGATGCTAACTAGGTATTTCGGGAAAAATAAATCATTTGCAGAAGGTTTTGCTATCTGGAAGTTTGCAATCTTTGCAGGTGCAGCATTTACTGTGCCGTATGCGTTAATTGCCAACCTACTTGGACCTGAGTTTCCATCACTTTTTGGTGGGTTAATTGGTTTAGCTATTGTTGTCCCAGCTGCTAAAAAGAGATTTTTGTTACCAAAACATACTTGGACTTTTGAGAAAGAAGAAAAGTGGGATCCAGAATGGACTGGTAGTTTAAAAGTAGATACTAGTGATTTTAAAGGTCCAAAAGTTTCGATGGTTAAATCATGGTTTCCTTATGTATTAGTTGGAGTACTATTGGTGATAACACGCCTTGACTTTTTGCCTGTTAAGAAATTCTTACAAAATATTAAAATAGATTATGTTAAAGTTTTTGGAAATGAAAACGGTTTATTTGAAACCGGAATTCAATCTTCACAAACCCCATTTTATTTACCGGCAGCAATCTTTTTATTAGTATCACTTATATGTATCTTGTTATATGGAATGAGAGGCTCTTCATATAATAAGGCAATAAATGGAGCATTCAAGACAACAGTTAGTGCTGCACCTGCCTTACTATTTGCAGTACCTATGGTTCAAGTTTTCATTAACTCAAACGTTGCAACCAATGAATTCAGGGCAATGCCATTTCAATTAGCGGTAGGTGCAGCTGAAGTGTTTGGTGCACAATGGCCAATCATCTCACCAATAATTGGTGCACTTGGAGCATTCGTCGCAGGAAGTAATACAATCTCAAATATGATGTTTGCAGGATTTCAATATAACACAGCAGAATTAATTGGAGTTGGCTCAAGTGCAACAATAATCGTAGCCCTCCAAGCAATTGGTGGAGCAGCAGGTAACATGATTTGCGTACACAATGTAGTAGCCGCTTCGGCTGCGGCTGGTGTTGTAGGTCGTGAAGGTTCGATGATACGTAAAACACTTATTCCGATGATGTACTATGTCCTCTTTGCTGGTTCTCTAGGGTATGTATACTTATATGGTTTGGGTTTCAATATCGGTTCAGTCATCCTATTTGCAGTCATAGGCTTACTAATCTATATGATTATTACAGGCATTAAGAAAAACAAAGAGATGGATATAGAACAAAATAAAGTAGCGTAA
- the aspS gene encoding aspartate--tRNA ligase has product MIGRTHKCGDVLETTIGEKVRLKGWVQTRRDLGQVIFIDLRDRSGIVQVVFQPETSREALEIADKIRSEYVIDIEGTVSARNEATVNPKMKTGKVEVLATKIEVLNKSKALPFQIEDSTTASEDVRLKYRYLDLRRPEMQETFMLRHKTTKLIRDFLDNNTFLEVETPMLTKSTPEGARDYLVPSRVHHGEFYALPQSPQIFKQLLMVSGFERYYQIVRCFRDEDLRADRQPEFTQVDIETSFMDKEDLLAMMEEMMVKVMKEVKGLDVQAPFQRLTYDEAMNRYGSDKPDTRFGMELVELSHIVKNCGFKVFTSAIENGGIVKGINVKGGALKYSRKEIDDLAKFVAIYGAKGLAWLKVEEDGLKGPIVKFLSEEEQTEMRLALNAEVGDLLFFGADKKKVVFDSLGALRLKFAKELQLIDKTQFNFLWVTEFPLLSYDEEASRYVAEHHPFTRPVKEDEELLTSAPEKVRAEAYDLVLNGYELGGGSQRIYERGLQETMFKALGFSDEEARNQFGFLLEAFEYGTPPHGGIALGLDRLIMLLAGRTNLRDTIAFPKTASASCLLTNAPSGVSEAQLKELNLSVLPKKEEKIEA; this is encoded by the coding sequence GTGATTGGAAGAACACATAAGTGTGGAGATGTATTAGAAACAACAATAGGCGAAAAAGTTCGTTTGAAAGGGTGGGTGCAAACTCGTCGTGACCTAGGTCAAGTTATTTTTATTGATTTGCGTGATCGTTCTGGTATTGTACAAGTAGTATTCCAACCAGAGACATCAAGAGAGGCACTTGAAATTGCTGACAAAATCCGTAGCGAATATGTAATCGATATCGAAGGAACAGTTTCTGCGCGAAATGAGGCGACAGTTAATCCTAAGATGAAGACTGGAAAAGTTGAAGTACTGGCAACAAAAATTGAAGTCCTTAATAAATCAAAAGCTTTACCATTTCAAATTGAGGACTCAACAACGGCTTCAGAAGACGTCCGTCTTAAATATCGCTACCTTGATTTAAGACGTCCTGAAATGCAAGAAACATTTATGTTACGTCATAAAACAACAAAATTAATTCGTGATTTTCTAGACAACAATACATTCTTAGAAGTTGAAACACCAATGCTTACAAAGAGTACGCCAGAAGGTGCACGTGATTATTTAGTTCCAAGTCGTGTTCATCATGGGGAATTTTATGCCTTACCACAGTCACCTCAAATCTTTAAGCAATTATTAATGGTTTCTGGCTTTGAGCGTTACTACCAAATAGTTAGATGTTTCCGTGACGAGGATCTACGAGCTGACCGCCAGCCTGAATTTACTCAAGTCGATATTGAAACTTCGTTCATGGATAAAGAAGATTTATTGGCGATGATGGAAGAAATGATGGTTAAGGTTATGAAAGAAGTCAAAGGATTAGATGTTCAAGCTCCTTTTCAGCGATTAACGTATGATGAAGCAATGAATCGTTACGGGTCAGATAAACCAGACACTCGTTTCGGAATGGAACTTGTCGAGTTATCACATATTGTTAAAAATTGCGGCTTTAAGGTGTTTACTTCAGCTATTGAGAACGGTGGAATTGTCAAAGGTATCAACGTGAAAGGTGGAGCTTTAAAGTATTCTCGTAAAGAGATCGATGACTTAGCAAAATTTGTTGCAATTTATGGAGCAAAAGGACTTGCCTGGCTGAAGGTTGAGGAAGATGGTTTAAAAGGTCCAATTGTGAAATTCCTTTCTGAAGAAGAGCAAACGGAAATGCGCTTAGCTCTTAATGCTGAAGTTGGAGACCTTCTATTCTTTGGGGCTGATAAAAAGAAAGTTGTATTTGATAGCTTAGGAGCACTACGTTTAAAGTTTGCGAAGGAATTACAACTAATCGATAAGACTCAATTCAATTTCCTATGGGTTACTGAGTTCCCGCTATTGTCGTATGATGAAGAAGCTAGTCGCTATGTAGCTGAACACCACCCATTTACTCGACCAGTTAAAGAAGACGAAGAGCTACTTACTTCTGCCCCAGAAAAAGTAAGAGCAGAAGCTTACGATTTAGTTTTAAACGGATATGAGCTTGGGGGAGGTTCACAACGTATTTATGAACGCGGGCTACAAGAAACAATGTTTAAAGCATTAGGTTTCTCTGATGAAGAAGCACGGAACCAATTTGGATTTTTACTAGAAGCCTTTGAATACGGAACTCCTCCACATGGTGGGATTGCACTTGGATTAGATCGTTTGATTATGTTGTTAGCAGGAAGAACAAATCTACGTGATACAATAGCATTTCCAAAAACCGCTAGTGCGAGTTGTTTACTTACAAACGCTCCAAGTGGCGTTAGTGAAGCACAGTTAAAAGAACTAAACCTATCAGTGCTTCCTAAAAAAGAAGAGAAAATAGAAGCGTAA
- a CDS encoding tRNA threonylcarbamoyladenosine dehydratase, which produces MLHQFSRNELAIGHDGLNILKNSTVAVLGIGGVGSFSAEALARSGVGRLVLVDKDDVDITNVNRQVHALLSTVGQPKVDLMKARIADINPECEVIALKMFYTEETYESFFEYGLDFVVDASDTISYKIHLMKECLRRKIPIISSMGVANKMDPTRLRIADISKTTYDPIAKVIRTKLRKQGIHKGINVVFSDEQPIKIREEIRKEIVSKAAEEGQIRKAKMPPSSNAFVPSVSGLIMAGHVITTLLKDIHIER; this is translated from the coding sequence ATGTTACATCAGTTTTCCAGGAATGAACTTGCCATCGGTCATGATGGTTTAAACATTTTAAAAAATAGTACTGTTGCTGTATTAGGAATTGGAGGAGTAGGTTCTTTCTCTGCAGAGGCTCTTGCACGTTCTGGAGTAGGGAGACTTGTGTTAGTCGATAAAGATGATGTTGATATTACAAACGTAAATCGCCAAGTACATGCCTTGCTATCGACAGTCGGTCAGCCGAAAGTTGATTTAATGAAGGCTAGAATTGCCGATATTAATCCTGAATGTGAAGTGATCGCTTTAAAAATGTTCTATACAGAAGAAACCTATGAATCATTCTTTGAGTATGGGCTTGATTTTGTTGTTGATGCTTCTGACACGATTTCATACAAAATCCATTTAATGAAAGAATGTTTAAGAAGAAAAATCCCTATCATCTCAAGTATGGGTGTCGCAAATAAAATGGACCCAACTAGACTAAGAATTGCAGATATCTCTAAAACAACTTATGATCCTATTGCAAAAGTTATCAGAACAAAATTACGTAAACAGGGCATACATAAAGGGATAAATGTTGTATTTTCTGATGAACAACCCATTAAAATTCGTGAAGAAATTAGAAAAGAAATTGTTTCGAAGGCTGCTGAAGAAGGTCAAATTAGAAAAGCAAAAATGCCACCATCATCAAATGCATTTGTCCCTTCAGTTTCTGGACTAATTATGGCAGGGCATGTTATTACAACACTGCTAAAAGACATCCACATTGAACGATAA
- a CDS encoding RNA polymerase subunit sigma-70 produces MRAGSKQSGVNNGHHQLIGVDFHDFIQKEQNSTNFELAEEYGISLRSVKDLKKKLARN; encoded by the coding sequence ATGAGAGCAGGAAGTAAACAATCAGGGGTAAACAATGGACATCATCAACTCATTGGAGTTGACTTTCATGATTTTATTCAAAAAGAGCAAAATAGCACAAATTTTGAGTTGGCAGAAGAATATGGAATTTCTTTAAGGTCAGTTAAAGACCTAAAAAAGAAGTTAGCAAGAAATTAA
- a CDS encoding homoserine dehydrogenase: protein MIKIGLLGFGTVNSGVYEGITDTLSYLEQLLGDSVSVEKILIRDKQKYSNNSNDELLTDVADDFFKHEYHVVFEAMGGEQPALDYVTFLLTKRIPVITANKELIAKHGSKLESLAKKYETFIGFEATVAGGIPIINTLKSQLQWTSVEKVSGILNGTTNYIITSLQEGNRTFESVLREAQELGFAEADPTSDVEGYDALYKLQILCRLCFGSWPTPEQFQRTGMSHLKSWHFKAGDYFQLKLKYIAEAYYDGHEVKGSISPTFVEEKHPLSSIINENNGIFLQGDWLGNFVASGPGAGKKPTATSMIEDYLHQLQNKTFKQTPIKRKVVNHVDTKEYLVLYDIANEKEIYQFLKLVTYRVDKVVQFENKEKVAMLITANQLLPSIKSADQPVDIFPVLRVNTKVEKFTVETQLKAL, encoded by the coding sequence TTGATCAAAATTGGCTTATTAGGGTTTGGTACAGTAAATTCAGGGGTGTACGAGGGTATTACAGATACGTTAAGTTATTTAGAACAGCTATTAGGAGATTCCGTGTCTGTAGAGAAAATCCTGATAAGAGACAAACAAAAATATAGTAATAATTCTAATGATGAGTTACTAACAGATGTAGCTGATGACTTTTTCAAGCATGAGTATCATGTCGTTTTTGAAGCGATGGGTGGGGAGCAACCAGCACTAGATTATGTAACGTTTTTGTTAACAAAGAGAATTCCTGTCATTACAGCAAATAAGGAGCTAATAGCTAAACATGGTTCAAAACTTGAGAGTTTAGCAAAGAAGTATGAAACATTCATTGGTTTTGAAGCAACCGTTGCTGGTGGTATTCCAATTATTAATACGCTTAAAAGTCAGCTACAATGGACCTCCGTTGAAAAGGTGTCAGGAATTTTGAATGGAACAACCAATTATATTATCACAAGTCTACAAGAAGGAAATCGGACATTTGAAAGTGTTTTAAGAGAAGCTCAAGAACTTGGCTTTGCAGAAGCGGATCCGACCTCAGATGTAGAGGGGTATGATGCTCTATATAAGTTACAAATTCTCTGTAGGCTTTGTTTTGGTTCGTGGCCAACACCAGAACAATTCCAAAGAACTGGTATGTCTCACTTAAAGTCCTGGCATTTTAAAGCAGGTGACTATTTTCAGTTGAAATTAAAGTACATTGCTGAAGCATATTATGATGGTCATGAAGTAAAGGGATCTATTTCCCCTACTTTTGTTGAGGAGAAACATCCATTATCTTCAATTATTAACGAGAACAATGGAATCTTTTTGCAAGGAGATTGGTTAGGGAACTTTGTTGCTTCTGGACCAGGTGCAGGTAAAAAACCAACGGCAACAAGTATGATTGAAGATTATCTTCACCAGCTTCAGAACAAGACTTTTAAACAAACGCCCATTAAAAGAAAGGTTGTAAATCATGTAGATACTAAGGAATATTTAGTTTTGTATGATATAGCGAATGAAAAAGAAATTTACCAATTCCTAAAATTAGTAACCTATCGAGTAGATAAAGTAGTTCAGTTTGAAAATAAAGAAAAGGTAGCAATGTTAATTACAGCAAATCAACTACTACCTTCAATCAAGAGCGCTGATCAACCCGTTGACATTTTTCCAGTTTTACGAGTAAATACAAAGGTTGAAAAGTTTACCGTTGAAACGCAATTAAAAGCGTTATAA
- the hisS gene encoding histidine--tRNA ligase, which translates to MNFKIPRGTQDILPGKVELWQYVEEKARDLCRRYNYKEIRTPIFEQTELFMRGVGDTTDIVQKEMYTFEDRGGRSLTLRPEGTASTVRSFVENKLFGNPIQPTKLYYIGPMFRYERPQSGRMRQFVQFGVEALGSSDPTIDAEVIALAMEFYRELGLKNLKLVINSLGDTESRNAHREALVQHFQPRIEEFCSDCQARLAKNPLRILDCKKDRDHELMATAPAILDYLNEESTNYFEKVKKLLTDMGISFEVDPNLVRGLDYYNNTAFEIMIDGDGFGSITTLSGGGRYNGLVQEIGGPETPGIGFALSIERLLMALEVQNISLPVTEKIDCYVIALGEEAKLAGANISFKLRQAGFSCDQDYLDKKMKAQMKAADRFQATYVLIIGDSELEQNVVVVKEMATGEQQEVALDQITDYLLEKMNL; encoded by the coding sequence ATGAATTTCAAAATACCGCGCGGCACACAAGATATATTGCCCGGGAAAGTAGAACTTTGGCAATATGTAGAAGAAAAAGCAAGAGATCTTTGTCGAAGGTACAATTATAAGGAAATCCGAACACCAATCTTTGAACAAACAGAATTATTTATGAGAGGTGTTGGGGATACCACGGATATCGTCCAAAAAGAAATGTACACATTTGAAGATCGTGGTGGTCGTAGCTTAACTCTAAGACCAGAAGGAACGGCATCTACGGTTAGATCTTTTGTTGAAAATAAACTATTTGGTAATCCAATTCAACCAACAAAGTTATATTATATTGGTCCTATGTTTCGCTATGAACGTCCACAGTCAGGGAGAATGCGTCAGTTTGTCCAATTTGGAGTAGAAGCATTAGGAAGCTCTGATCCAACGATAGATGCAGAAGTGATTGCCTTAGCGATGGAGTTTTATCGTGAGTTAGGATTGAAAAATTTAAAACTTGTCATCAATAGTCTTGGGGATACGGAAAGTAGAAATGCTCATCGTGAAGCACTTGTTCAACATTTTCAACCTAGAATTGAAGAGTTTTGCTCAGACTGCCAAGCAAGGTTAGCCAAAAATCCATTGCGAATTCTGGATTGTAAAAAGGATCGCGATCACGAACTAATGGCTACAGCACCTGCCATCCTAGATTATCTAAATGAGGAGTCTACAAACTACTTCGAAAAGGTAAAAAAGTTATTAACTGATATGGGGATTAGTTTTGAAGTAGACCCAAACCTTGTTCGTGGTTTGGATTATTATAATAATACTGCTTTTGAGATTATGATTGATGGTGATGGATTTGGATCTATTACAACACTTAGTGGCGGTGGTAGATATAACGGATTAGTTCAAGAAATTGGTGGACCTGAAACACCAGGAATAGGTTTTGCATTAAGTATTGAACGCCTGCTAATGGCGTTAGAAGTACAAAATATTTCATTGCCTGTTACTGAAAAAATCGATTGTTATGTGATCGCCTTAGGTGAAGAAGCAAAGCTCGCAGGAGCGAATATTAGTTTTAAGTTAAGACAGGCTGGTTTCTCGTGTGATCAGGATTATCTAGACAAGAAAATGAAAGCTCAAATGAAAGCTGCTGATCGTTTTCAAGCTACCTATGTCTTAATTATTGGAGATAGTGAATTAGAGCAAAATGTTGTTGTCGTAAAAGAAATGGCTACAGGTGAACAACAAGAGGTAGCATTGGATCAAATTACGGATTACTTACTAGAGAAAATGAATTTATAG